Proteins found in one Hyalangium gracile genomic segment:
- a CDS encoding response regulator: MQEKRKILLIDDSEITLAMEKAVLEARGYEVVATSTLMEFEKTLRTWRPDLILTDIHMPEAKGTDICRTLKNEYGTQDIPIILFSSLPDDELSKLAEQVGADGSLSKVNGLEAMGERVDELVQSILW; the protein is encoded by the coding sequence GTGCAAGAGAAGCGAAAAATCCTCCTCATCGACGACAGCGAGATCACCCTCGCCATGGAGAAGGCCGTTCTCGAGGCACGCGGCTATGAGGTGGTCGCCACCTCGACGCTGATGGAGTTCGAGAAGACTCTTCGGACGTGGCGGCCGGATCTCATCCTCACCGACATCCACATGCCCGAGGCCAAGGGCACGGACATCTGCCGCACGTTGAAGAACGAGTACGGCACACAGGACATCCCCATCATCCTGTTCTCCAGCCTCCCGGACGACGAGCTGTCCAAGCTGGCCGAGCAGGTGGGTGCCGATGGCTCCCTGTCCAAGGTGAACGGGCTGGAGGCCATGGGCGAGCGGGTCGACGAGCTGGTGCAGAGCATCCTCTGGTGA
- a CDS encoding mechanosensitive ion channel family protein has protein sequence MFRAFPAFCALVLVSLPAWALNAGLGPPPPTVDRQTPQATVQGFLEAAHSGDYKRAAHYLDLDKLPRSEQPERGAQLARRLKFVIDRKLPVDLSSLSKAPEGDPADARFDLVGIIRLDGAEVPIRLQRVAGGEDGALVWVFNEATVGQVDKLFDRYGPLLAETLPAVFFERPVLGLEPWQWLGLLVVLVAGWVLALLLERATLAFSMRLARWTKIGWDDSVVDSGRGPLRLPYYSALLALGASFLLLPQPTHRVIDRLCYSLVIVAVAWFILRVLKVTTAYVHEKVGQKAEDAARLRSLSTQLAVLRRVLEVATYIVAAALLLMQFEVVRNVGVSLLASAGLAGLVIGLAAQKSISTLLAGIQMSMTQPIRLGDQVVVENEFGTVEEITLTYVVVKVWDERRLVIPITQFLDKPFQNWSRANKMMLGEVLLQVDYSTDIDALREELKRILENEGKALWDGKVQSVVVLNVLEKTLSVRALVSAVDPGKLFDLRCLVRERLIVFMRRHPGWLPTVRSETRPLGPPSQAEQASLGPAPTPRA, from the coding sequence ATGTTCCGAGCCTTTCCGGCCTTCTGCGCCCTGGTCCTCGTCAGCCTCCCGGCGTGGGCCCTCAATGCCGGTCTGGGTCCACCTCCACCTACCGTGGACCGGCAGACCCCCCAGGCCACCGTCCAGGGCTTCCTGGAGGCGGCCCACTCCGGGGACTACAAGCGGGCGGCGCACTACCTGGACCTGGACAAGCTGCCCCGCTCCGAGCAGCCCGAGCGCGGGGCCCAATTGGCCCGCCGGCTCAAGTTCGTCATCGACCGCAAGCTCCCGGTGGACCTGTCCTCCCTGAGCAAGGCCCCCGAGGGGGACCCGGCCGACGCCCGCTTCGACCTGGTGGGCATCATCCGCCTGGACGGGGCGGAGGTGCCCATCCGCCTGCAGCGCGTGGCGGGGGGGGAGGACGGTGCGCTGGTGTGGGTGTTCAACGAGGCCACCGTGGGGCAGGTGGACAAGCTCTTCGACCGGTACGGCCCGCTGCTGGCCGAGACGCTGCCGGCGGTCTTCTTCGAGCGGCCGGTGCTGGGGCTGGAGCCGTGGCAGTGGCTGGGGCTGCTGGTGGTGCTGGTGGCCGGCTGGGTGCTGGCGCTGCTCCTGGAGCGGGCGACGCTGGCGTTCTCCATGCGGCTGGCCCGGTGGACGAAGATCGGCTGGGACGACTCGGTGGTGGACTCGGGGCGGGGCCCGCTGCGCCTGCCGTACTACTCGGCGCTGCTGGCGCTCGGCGCCTCCTTTTTGTTGCTGCCCCAACCGACGCACCGGGTGATTGATCGGCTCTGCTACTCGCTGGTCATCGTGGCGGTGGCCTGGTTCATCCTGCGCGTGCTGAAGGTGACCACCGCTTATGTGCACGAGAAGGTGGGGCAGAAGGCGGAGGATGCGGCGCGGCTGCGCAGCCTGAGCACGCAGCTGGCGGTGCTGCGGCGGGTGCTCGAGGTGGCCACCTACATCGTCGCGGCGGCGCTGCTGCTGATGCAGTTCGAGGTGGTGCGCAACGTGGGTGTGTCGCTGCTGGCCTCGGCGGGCCTGGCGGGCCTCGTCATCGGCCTCGCGGCGCAGAAGTCCATCTCCACGCTGCTGGCCGGCATCCAGATGTCGATGACGCAGCCCATCCGCCTGGGGGACCAGGTGGTGGTGGAGAACGAGTTCGGCACCGTGGAGGAGATCACCCTCACCTATGTGGTGGTGAAGGTGTGGGACGAGCGCCGCCTGGTCATCCCCATCACCCAGTTCCTGGACAAGCCGTTCCAGAACTGGAGCCGGGCCAACAAGATGATGCTGGGCGAGGTGCTGCTGCAGGTGGACTACTCGACGGACATCGACGCCCTGCGCGAGGAGCTCAAGCGCATCCTGGAGAACGAGGGCAAGGCGCTCTGGGACGGGAAGGTGCAGAGCGTCGTGGTGCTGAACGTCCTGGAGAAGACGCTCTCGGTGCGAGCGCTGGTGAGCGCAGTGGACCCGGGCAAGCTGTTCGACCTGCGCTGCCTGGTGCGCGAGCGGCTCATCGTCTTCATGCGCCGGCACCCGGGGTGGCTGCCCACGGTGCGCAGCGAGACGCGCCCGCTGGGGCCGCCGAGCCAGGCGGAGCAGGCGAGCCTGGGGCCGGCGCCAACGCCCCGGGCGTGA
- the lpoB gene encoding penicillin-binding protein activator LpoB, which yields MNTRLIVSASLAAMLAGCAVHGPRAYTRGTYEDPNTIEMLSDQFNENDLQLIAKKMAESLASSPRFAQMDPQKLPIVLVGKLKNSTSEHIDMRSLGDKIQTALAQTGRFALVDQQARWDIAEEYEYQQSGYVNPNEAKGPGQQISVDFIMTGDLASIIQEVGRDKLVYYKMTAKLNNVRTGLLEWTDEKQIRKKFEKRNVSW from the coding sequence ATGAACACCCGACTGATCGTCTCCGCCAGCCTCGCCGCCATGCTCGCCGGCTGTGCCGTGCACGGGCCCCGGGCCTACACGCGCGGCACGTACGAGGACCCGAACACCATCGAGATGCTGTCGGATCAGTTCAACGAGAACGATCTGCAGCTCATCGCGAAGAAGATGGCCGAGTCGCTGGCCAGCTCGCCGCGCTTCGCGCAGATGGATCCCCAGAAGCTGCCCATCGTGCTGGTGGGCAAGCTGAAGAACAGCACCTCGGAGCACATCGACATGCGCTCGCTGGGGGACAAGATCCAGACGGCGCTGGCGCAGACGGGCCGGTTCGCGCTGGTCGACCAGCAGGCGCGCTGGGACATCGCGGAGGAGTACGAGTACCAGCAGTCCGGCTACGTGAACCCGAACGAGGCCAAGGGGCCGGGGCAGCAGATCTCCGTGGACTTCATCATGACGGGGGACCTGGCCTCCATCATCCAGGAGGTGGGTCGGGACAAGCTCGTCTATTACAAGATGACGGCGAAGCTGAACAACGTGCGCACCGGCCTGCTGGAGTGGACGGACGAGAAGCAGATCCGCAAGAAGTTCGAGAAGCGCAACGTGAGCTGGTGA
- a CDS encoding COG3014 family protein, whose protein sequence is MPHRLGRGPCPRAWALLLLLGPVLLVGCAGDYVARTYGVRQAYEGEDYPRALSELEDLERNGNPNDTLLVLLDKGMVLHAAGRWQESIQVLAKADRLSQELDGISIREEAGALLSNERQRAYRGEDFEKLMISVLQALNYAQLGQDEDALVEVRRVNERLQRMIVEEKKPYEQLAIARYIGGVLYEDQRNWDSAYIDYAKALELEPRLGPLAEPLLRLAKLAGRDEAYAELLQRFPNVPHEPLGPGEGQVVVVIEAGLSPEKQSINRPYQPGAVELVTVPVYRDRSATPQAQVSVGAVTEGAVTVTSLEQVAKVHLDDRIGRMLAKQLAGVVVKAGVAAGAGALTKSEEVGYLTFLLLNLGNEADLRSWLSLPAEFQLARFRLPAGRHMVQVDYGGRLSAREVEVRPGRVSVVVLRRYY, encoded by the coding sequence ATGCCCCACCGTCTCGGTCGCGGCCCGTGCCCTCGGGCGTGGGCCCTGCTGCTGCTCCTGGGGCCTGTGCTGCTGGTCGGGTGCGCCGGTGACTACGTGGCGCGCACGTACGGCGTGCGCCAGGCCTACGAGGGTGAGGACTACCCGCGCGCGCTGAGCGAGCTGGAGGACCTGGAGCGGAACGGCAACCCGAACGACACCCTGCTGGTGCTGCTGGACAAGGGCATGGTGCTGCACGCGGCCGGGCGCTGGCAGGAGAGCATCCAGGTGCTGGCGAAGGCGGACCGGCTCTCGCAGGAGCTGGACGGCATCTCCATCCGCGAGGAGGCGGGCGCGCTGCTGAGCAACGAGCGGCAGCGGGCCTACCGGGGGGAGGACTTCGAGAAGCTGATGATCTCCGTGCTCCAGGCGCTCAACTACGCGCAGCTGGGCCAGGACGAGGACGCGCTGGTGGAGGTGCGGCGCGTCAACGAGCGGCTGCAGCGGATGATCGTCGAGGAGAAGAAGCCGTACGAGCAGCTGGCCATCGCGCGCTACATCGGCGGGGTGCTGTACGAGGACCAGCGCAACTGGGACTCGGCGTACATCGACTACGCGAAGGCGCTCGAGCTGGAGCCCCGGCTGGGGCCGCTGGCGGAGCCGCTGCTGCGTCTGGCGAAGCTGGCGGGGCGGGACGAGGCGTACGCGGAGCTGCTCCAGCGCTTCCCGAACGTGCCGCACGAGCCTCTGGGGCCGGGGGAGGGGCAGGTGGTGGTCGTCATCGAGGCGGGGCTGTCGCCGGAGAAGCAGTCCATCAACCGCCCGTACCAGCCTGGCGCGGTGGAGCTGGTGACGGTGCCGGTGTACCGGGACCGGAGCGCCACGCCCCAGGCCCAGGTGAGCGTGGGGGCGGTGACGGAGGGGGCGGTGACGGTGACGTCGCTGGAGCAGGTGGCGAAGGTGCACCTGGACGACCGGATTGGCCGGATGCTGGCGAAGCAGCTGGCCGGGGTGGTGGTGAAGGCGGGGGTGGCGGCGGGGGCGGGGGCCCTCACCAAGAGTGAGGAGGTGGGCTACCTGACGTTCCTGCTGCTGAACCTGGGCAACGAGGCGGACCTGCGCTCGTGGCTGTCGCTGCCGGCGGAGTTCCAGCTGGCGCGGTTCCGGCTGCCGGCGGGGCGGCACATGGTGCAGGTGGACTACGGGGGGCGGCTCTCGGCGCGGGAGGTGGAGGTGAGGCCGGGGCGGGTGTCGGTGGTGGTGCTGCGGCGCTACTACTGA